The proteins below are encoded in one region of Plutella xylostella chromosome Z, ilPluXylo3.1, whole genome shotgun sequence:
- the LOC125488539 gene encoding uncharacterized protein LOC125488539 isoform X1: MDLKKLKSARGFVKGTITRLYSFVRNELSQLPLETLKIKLEKVNSAFLEYESLSKEILCIDHEDSEDFASVEDQFYTIATILNKEINSRSPPQIPAATVPSTPATSAIKLPPIDIQTFTGKFIDYVPFINIFMSLIDNNNSLDNIQKLYYLRSFVREEPFDLIKNLPLVGESYQEALKLLKNRYENKNRIVNEHICNLLDLRTVGKSTASNLREFVSAIRQQVAAIKNHNPNIIYWDHILTCIILRKLDGYTSRAYQLERDLDAEPSLEDLLCYLDKRALALEGTDQGPHHQQPQARWSNSGKVAAHAAAADKPPTCLNCATAGEEQCDSCQQQREAVASSE; this comes from the exons ATGGATTTAAAAAAGCTTAAATCCGCAAGGGGCTTCGTAAAAGGTACCATTACACGTTTATATAGCTTCGTTAGAAATGAGTTGTCACAGTTGCCGCTAGAaactttgaaaattaaattggaaaaagtaAATAGTGCATTTCTGGAGTACGAATCCCTCAGCAAAGAAATCTTGTGCATAGATCACGAAGAttctgaggatttcgcaagtGTAGAAGACCAGTTTTATACGATTGCCAccattttaaacaaagagATAAATTCACGGTCACCACCTCAGATTCCAGCGGCAACTGTACCTTCAACTCCAGCTACAAGTGCAATAAAGTTACCTCCTATAGATATACAAACTTTCACAGGTAAATTCATAGATTATGTACCATTTATAAACATATTCATGTCACTAATTGACAACAACAATAGTCTAGATAACATCCAAAAACTGTATTATCTCAGATCATTTGTGAGAGAAGAGCCTTTTGATCTCATCAAGAACCTGCCATTGGTAGGTGAAAGCTATCAGGAAGCTCTTAAACTCCTTAAAAATAGATATGAGAATAAGAACAGAATTGTCAATGAACATATATGCAACCTTCTAGATTTGAGGACAGTAGGAAAATCTACAGCAAGCAACTTAAGAGAGTTTGTATCAGCTATTAGGCAACAAGTAGCCGCCATAAAAAACCACAATCCAAACATCATATACTGGGATCACATACTAACATGTATAATTCTGCGCAAATTAGATGGTTATACGTCTCGGGCATATCAACTCGAGCGGGACCTGGACGCCGAACCCAGCCTGGAGGATTTGCTCTGCTATCTGGACAAAAGGGCTCTGGCGCTGGAGGGCACCGACCAGGGTCCTCACCACCAACAACCCCAAGCAAGATGGTCGAACAGCGGGAAGGTAGCAGCACACGCAGCCGCAGCTGACAAGCCGCCAACCTGCTTAAATT GTGCTACTGCCGGAGAAGAGCAGTGTGACTCCTGCCAACAACAGCGGGAAGCAGTCGCCAGCTCAGAATGA
- the LOC125491221 gene encoding uncharacterized protein LOC125491221 → MANPELFMQYKQFIHEFLSLGHGHYVDIEMYDINKQAAYYMPHHAIIKPESKTTKVRSVFDASMKTNKKVSLNDLQLNGPVVQRDLFDIMLLFRLGRYTITSDIKRMFRNILVDPAFTSLQNILWRDDPSQPIKCIRLDRVTYGLKSSSYLATRCLIELANRYENEYPLAAFILRNNTYVDDVLYSHNDLATVREAKQQLCSLLSLGSFNTHKWSSNNELVLSDIPLEDQHFDSIDLQKDNYNMKTLGLQINTKEDNFIITSPGTFDTNLLTKRSILSYIGRCYDPIGFINPIIVVAKSIMQKLWINNTDWNSCPPTDVEREWIQFTEDLRVMEPI, encoded by the coding sequence ATGGCAAACCCAGAGCTATTCATGCAATATAAACAATTCATACATGAATTTTTATCTCTTGGTCATGGTCACTATGTCGACATTGAGATGTATGACATCAATAAACAGGCAGCTTACTACATGCCTCACCATGCAATAATTAAGCCAGAGAGTAAAACAACAAAAGTACGCTCAGTGTTTGATGCGAGcatgaaaacaaacaaaaaagtatCATTGAATGACTTACAGTTGAATGGTCCTGTGGTTCAGAGAGATCTATTTGATATTATGCTGTTGTTcagattaggtaggtataccatTACCTCAGACATCAAGCGCATGTTCAGGAACATCCTGGTAGATCCAGCGTTCACATCGCTGCAAAACATTCTCTGGAGGGACGATCCCAGTCAACCAATAAAATGCATTAGACTAGATAGGGTAACCTATGGTCTCAAGAGTTCGAGTTATTTAGCTACTAGATGTTTAATAGAACTAGCTAACAGGTATGAGAATGAATATCCCTTAGCTGCATTCATACTAAGGAACAACACTTATGTCGACGACGTGTTGTATTCTCACAATGATTTAGCCACAGTACGTGAAGCTAAACAACAATTATGCTCGTTATTGAGTTTAGGCAGTTTTAACACTCATAAGTGGTCCTCCAACAACGAGTTGGTTTTGTCAGATATACCATTGGAGGATCAACACTTTGACAGTATTGATTTGCAAAAAGACAACTACAATATGAAAACCCTAGGTCTTCAGATTAATACTAAAGAGGATAATTTTATCATAACTTCACCAGGAACGTTCGATACAAATCTACTCACAAAAAGAAGCATACTTAGTTATATAGGTAGGTGCTACGATCCGATCGGTTTCATAAATCCGATAATAGTAGTAGCAAAATCAATAATGCAGAAGTTATGGATCAACAACACAGATTGGAATTCATGCCCTCCAACTGATGTAGAAAGGGAATGGATCCAATTCACCGAAGACTTAAGAGTCATGGAACCA
- the LOC125488539 gene encoding uncharacterized protein LOC125488539 isoform X2 translates to MDLKKLKSARGFVKGTITRLYSFVRNELSQLPLETLKIKLEKVNSAFLEYESLSKEILCIDHEDSEDFASVEDQFYTIATILNKEINSRSPPQIPAATVPSTPATSAIKLPPIDIQTFTDGYTSRAYQLERDLDAEPSLEDLLCYLDKRALALEGTDQGPHHQQPQARWSNSGKVAAHAAAADKPPTCLNCATAGEEQCDSCQQQREAVASSE, encoded by the exons ATGGATTTAAAAAAGCTTAAATCCGCAAGGGGCTTCGTAAAAGGTACCATTACACGTTTATATAGCTTCGTTAGAAATGAGTTGTCACAGTTGCCGCTAGAaactttgaaaattaaattggaaaaagtaAATAGTGCATTTCTGGAGTACGAATCCCTCAGCAAAGAAATCTTGTGCATAGATCACGAAGAttctgaggatttcgcaagtGTAGAAGACCAGTTTTATACGATTGCCAccattttaaacaaagagATAAATTCACGGTCACCACCTCAGATTCCAGCGGCAACTGTACCTTCAACTCCAGCTACAAGTGCAATAAAGTTACCTCCTATAGATATACAAACTTTCACAG ATGGTTATACGTCTCGGGCATATCAACTCGAGCGGGACCTGGACGCCGAACCCAGCCTGGAGGATTTGCTCTGCTATCTGGACAAAAGGGCTCTGGCGCTGGAGGGCACCGACCAGGGTCCTCACCACCAACAACCCCAAGCAAGATGGTCGAACAGCGGGAAGGTAGCAGCACACGCAGCCGCAGCTGACAAGCCGCCAACCTGCTTAAATT GTGCTACTGCCGGAGAAGAGCAGTGTGACTCCTGCCAACAACAGCGGGAAGCAGTCGCCAGCTCAGAATGA